One window from the genome of Pyrus communis chromosome 16, drPyrComm1.1, whole genome shotgun sequence encodes:
- the LOC137720872 gene encoding uncharacterized protein has product MECNKDDAVKAKELAEKKFAEKNYASAKKFVLKALNLYPELEGLSQMLTILDVYISSENKINGEADWYGVLSVTPYTDDETIKKQYRKLAFMLHPDKNKSFGAEGAFKLVSEAWSLLSDKAKRVAYNHRRNVQGFQQEAASSTGGPSVQPSASTFQNSMNSVRKTVKTSQQEAAHCSGGPSTQPSASTFQNVMNAKTQQPSATTFHNVTNARTKQPSASTFQNVMNARTQHGPTLIPSCAKAATFWTVCNHCKTHYQYVRMYLRHLLVCPNCRNTFLAVERAPPAELFKASKSSSSQQHQNSRQHAAGGNSNSSGRHCAATQNVGAGGSLGPNSNNTNLNQGSNSKMTSISSTVASGHVAVDGGQQTSENVKRDAEQRQSIAEWERSQNLNGNPSLKKRRMDDPHLNGYDKNKANQMSMGNGGADLGAISELSKGNAGTKRIYGFSSTYDRPKVLREVPYPVIKKALVEMALTSIRNFLERSSATEAKQANKEQETVKVNKKQKSVGNVDASTNSGPNVEDKSPMPINVPDPDFHNFDMDRTERSFREDQVWAAYDDDGMPRYYARIQKVISLRPFKMRISWLNSRSNNELGPLNWVGSGFAKTCGDFWPGKYESTGTLNSFSSKVNWTKGKRGVIRVFPTKGEIWALYRNWSPDWNQHTPDAVINKYDMVELLDDYTEEHGVSVTPLSKVAGFKTVFRKHTDPKEVKRIPKEEMFRFSHQVPSHLLTGEEAYNAPIGCWELDPAALPSELYQVITEAHDAPMKQNDVKTDEEIPKPLPMMTDDSGTCQVGQGN; this is encoded by the coding sequence ATGGAGTGTAATAAAGATGATGCGGTCAAGGCTAAGGAACTTGCTGAGAAGAAGTTTGCAGAAAAAAATTATGCTAGTGCTAAGAAGTTTGTTTTGAaggctctgaatttgtatcccGAGCTTGAGGGTCTCTCCCAAATGTTGACTATACTTGATGTTTACATCTCTTCGGAGAATAAAATTAATGGGGAAGCGGATTGGTATGGAGTACTTAGTGTTACTCCATATACTGATGATGAGACGATTAAGAAACAGTATAGAAAGTTGGCTTTCATGCTTCATCCTGATAAAAACAAGTCTTTTGGTGCAGAAGGCGCATTTAAATTGGTTTCAGAGGCCTGGAGTTTGTTATCAGACAAGGCCAAGAGGGTAGCATATAACCACAGGAGGAATGTACAAGGGTTTCAACAGGAAGCAGCGTCCAGTACTGGGGGTCCGTCAGTGCAACCTAGTGCAAGCACCTTTCAAAATTCTATGAATAGTGTCAGGAAGACTGTAAAAACGTCTCAACAGGAAGCTGCACACTGTAGTGGAGGTCCATCAACGCAACCTAGTGCAAGTACTTTTCAGAATGTTATGAATGCGAAGACCCAGCAACCTAGTGCAACTACCTTTCATAATGTTACGAATGCGAGGACTAAGCAACCTAGTGCATCTACCTTTCAGAATGTTATGAATGCAAGGACCCAGCATGGTCCCACCCTGATACCTTCGTGTGCAAAAGCTGCTACTTTTTGGACTGTTTGCAACCATTGCAAAACTCATTATCAGTATGTCAGGATGTATCTTCGTCATCTTCTTGTCTGCCCTAATTGTAGGAATACTTTCTTGGCTGTAGAACGGGCTCCACCTGCGGAGCTTTTCAAGGCGTCCAAAAGCTCTTCTTCCCAGCAGCATCAGAATTCAAGACAACATGCTGCTGGAGGTAACTCAAATAGTTCTGGAAGACACTGCGCTGCAACTCAAAATGTGGGAGCTGGGGGGTCTTTGGGTCCTAATTCAAACAACACAAACTTAAACCAGGGCTCTAACTCCAAAATGACTAGTATCAGTAGCACAGTTGCATCGGGTCATGTTGCTGTGGACGGGGGTCAGCAGACAAGTGAGAATGTAAAGAGAGATGCAGAGCAGAGACAGTCAATTGCTGAATGGGAAAGGAGTCAAAATTTGAATGGAAATCCTTCATTGAAAAAGAGAAGGATGGATGATCCTCATTTGAACGGCTATGATAAAAACAAGGCGAATCAAATGTCCATGGGAAATGGTGGAGCCGACTTGGGAGCTATATCTGAGTTGAGTAAAGGTAATGCTGGAACGAAAAGAATTTATGGTTTCTCTAGTACATACGATAGGCCTAAGGTCCTCAGAGAGGTTCCATATCCGGTAATAAAAAAAGCTCTGGTTGAGATGGCTCTAACTTCAATTCGCAATTTTCTTGAGCGGAGCTCAGCAACTGAAGCAAAGCAGGCAAACAAAGAGCAAGAAACTGTGAAAGTAAATAAGAAACAGAAGAGTGTGGGAAATGTTGACGCAAGTACAAACAGTGGTCCAAATGTAGAGGATAAGTCACCAATGCCGATCAATGTTCCAGATCCCGATTTTcataattttgacatggatCGAACTGAAAGATCCTTTAGAGAGGACCAAGTTTGGGCTGCATATGACGATGATGGTATGCCTCGTTATTATGCTCGAATTCAGAAAGTGATCTCCTTGAGGCCGTTTAAGATGCGGATCAGTTGGCTTAACTCGAGAAGCAACAATGAATTGGGTCCGCTGAACTGGGTAGGTTCTGGTTTTGCTAAAACCTGTGGGGATTTCTGGCCTGGCAAATATGAAAGTACTGGTACTTTAAATTCTTTCTCAAGCAAGGTTAATTGGACAAAAGGCAAGCGAGGGGTGATTCGTGTATTTCCTACAAAGGGGGAAATCTGGGCTCTATATAGGAACTGGTCCCCTGATTGGAATCAGCATACACCAGATGCAGTAATCAACAAATATGACATGGTGGAACTACTCGATGACTATACTGAGGAACACGGTGTGTCTGTCACTCCTCTATCTAAGGTTGCTGGTTTTAAAACAGTGTTCCGTAAGCACACAGACCCCAAGGAAGTGAAGAGGATTCCTAAAGAGGAGATGTTCCGTTTCTCGCATCAGGTCCCTAGTCACTTGCTTACTGGCGAAGAAGCTTATAATGCCCCAATAGGTTGTTGGGAATTGGATCCAGCAGCTCTCCCTTCGGAACTTTATCAAGTTATAACAGAAGCTCATGATGCACCAATGAAACAGAATGATGTTAAAACAGATGAAGAAATTCCAAAACCTCTACCAATGATGACCGACGACAGTGGTACATGCCAAGTTGGCCAAGGAAACTGA